The genomic DNA TGAGACCTTCGAGAAGCGCGACATCCACATCCACGTGCCGGACGGCGCGACGCCCAAGGACGGTCCGAGTGCGGGTGCCGCGATGACCACCGCGTTCGTTTCGGCGCTCACGGGCATTCCCGTGCGTGGCGACGTCGCGATGACGGGCGAGATCACGCTGCGTGGCGAGGTCACGGCCATCGGAGGGCTCAAGGAAAAGCTGCTGGCGGCCCTGCGTGGCGGCATCAAGACGGTGCTGATCCCCGAAGAGAACGTCAAGGACTTGGCCGAGATCCCGGACAACGTGAAGAGCGGCCTGGAGATCGTGCCCGTGCGCTGGATCGACAAGGTGCTCGAGATCGCGCTGGAAACCAAACCCGTGCCCCTGACGGACGAGGAGGTGGCCGTGGTGGCCGCTGCTGCGGCGGAGAAGAGCGCGGGTTCGGCCGCGGCCACGGATGGCTTGAAGCATTGAAGAAAAAGTTTTTGGGATGCTTCAAAAAATGCGCTACAATTCATTCCATCGCAGCAAACGTTGTACAATGTGAGGCTTCGGTAAAATGCGGGAATAGCTCAGTTGGTAGAGCGCAACCTTGCCAAGGTTGAGGTCGAGAGTTCGAGACTCTTTTCCCGCTCCAATTTCCACAAAAAGGGAAGCAATTGCTTCCCTTTTTTGTCAGAGGAATGTGAATTCCTGGCGCGGTAGCAAAGCGGTTATGCCCCGGATTGCAAATCCGGTTAGTCCGGTTCGACTCCGGACCGCGCCTCCAGATACGGTTTGTGCCGTCGATGCGGCACAGGATCCTGCGGGATCTTTGCATCGGCCGGATCGTGGAGGATGGATGGTGGTCAGTTGGTTGACTTTTTTGGCTTGCAATCGAATAGAGCCAAAAAATAGCGATATAATTTGAGGCTTGCTGATTCATGCAGATGGAAACATCGGCTGCGGTAGGAAAAATGCGGGAATAGCTCAGTTGGTAGAGCGCAACCTTGCCAAGGTTGAGGTCGAGAGTTCGAGACTCTTTTCCCGCTCCATATTTGTAAGGGAAGCTTCGGCTTCCCTTTTTTCTTGGCGGTGCAGCAAAGGTGGTTTGGCGACCAGCGGCCCTGTGACCAGAGATGCGACAGGGCATTGCGCGCATGCGCTGCCCGGGTTACGCTGCGACGCAGGAGTGCGTTGGGCAGCCGGCGCCCCGATGGTGAAATTGGTAGACACTGCGGACTTAAAATCCGCCGCTTTCCTGAAAAGGGGCGTGCCGGTTCGACCCCGGCTCGGGGCACCACTACGATTCAATCATGTCAAGTTACAACGCTCCCTTTGAAATCCACGTCCACGGACAAGTCCAGCTGCGCGCCGATGCCAGCTTCGACCAGCTCCAGGAGGCGCTCAAACCCTTGTGGAAGTACGCAGGAGCCCGCTCCCTGGCCGACGGCGCCGCCAGCGCCTACGAAGAAGAACCGGGCATCAAGTTCGACACGCAGGAGCACCTGCTGCAGATGTGCTGGACCGTGCGGGGGGATGAGGATTTTCGCCAATCGCTCGACGAGATGTGCATGAGCCTGAACGAGCTGGCCGAGCAGGGTGCCGCCATTGAAGTCACGTTCTACGATGCGGACTTCGACGAGGAAGAGGAAGAGCAGGACGCAGAGTCGCGCGATGATTTCGTCATGCTTTTCGTGGGCCCGACGCCTGCGGCCATCATGCAGGTGCAGCGCGATCTCCTGGTCCAGGACGTGGTGAACATGATGGAGCGCCATTTCGACGGCGCGGAACTCGGCGGCGTGGTGGCCGAGATCGACAAGCTGTTCAGCCAGCGCTTCGATGCCCTGGTGAACTCGCTGGAAATCGGCAAGCCCCCCAGGGGCCCGGGGGGCTCGGGCAGCGGACACGGTGGCGGGGGGGGGCGCCGTCCGCGCCACCTCCACTGAGCGGCCGCCGGCTTTGCATCGCTCCGCTGTTCGTGGGGCCGCAGCGGGCTCGGGCATCAGCGCGCGGTGCAAGCGCTGGCGCTGAACCGGCACCGTAGTAGCCGCCGCTGCCTCTTCGCTGTTCATGAACCATGACATCCGATCTTCCTTACCTGCGCTCCTACCCTGAGTCCCTGCAGGACCAGGCCCGCGACCTGCTCGCGCAAGGGCGCCTGGGGGCGATGCTGTTGCGCAAGTACCCCCGCGCGCATGCGGTGCGCAGCGACAAGGCGCTGTACGACTATGCGCTGGAGCTCAAGGCGCGCCACCTGCGCAACGCAGGCACGGTCAACAAGGTGCTTTTCGACAACAAGATCCATGTGGTGCGCCATGCGCTGGGCTTGCACACGGCCGTGTCGCGCGTGCAGGGCAACCGGCTCGCAGCGAAGCATGAAATCCGCATTGCCGCAATGTTCAAGCAAGCGCCGGACGAGTTTCTGCGCATGATCGTGGTCCACGAGCTGGCGCATCTGCGCGAGAAGAACCACGACAAGGCGTTCTATCAGCTGTGCACCCACATGGAGCCGCAGTACCACCAGTACGAATTCGACCTGCGTCTGTACCTCACGCACGTGGAGCATGCCGGAGAGCGGCTCTGGAGCGCGGAGCCTGCGTGAAGCGGCTCCTGGACGCCAGCGCGATGGCTACGGCCGCGGGCGGTGCGGCTCAGGAGATGATGGGCAGGCCTGCGCTGCGCGCGCTGAGGGCCTCCGAGGCGCCTGGACAAGGCACCGCAACGGTTTCGCAGCAATCCGCGGACAGGCCCAGCCAGCGCTGCGCCGCCGCCTCGAGCATGGCCACCGGACCGGTCGTGAGCAGGCGGATGTCCGGCGATTGCGCCGCGGTGGCGCTGGAGGGTGTGTTGAGCAATCCCGCTGTTTCCAGGAGCCGCTGCGTCTGCCGTGCCACAGGCGCGCCGGTTTCGATGAACTGGACGTCAGGCCCCACCAGCGCCCGCAATTCATGCGCCACAAAGATGTAGTGCGTGCAGCCCAGCACCAGCGTGTCGATCTGCCCGGCTGAAGCGCCGAACACGCCCATGGCGTGGATGTAGCGCTCACACAGGGCGCCGGTTTCGGTGGCACCGACGGCGCCGCCTGGTGCTGGCATGGGCTGGGCCACGCCGCGCTCGATGGCATGGGCCAGGCCGTCGCACGGCTGCACCACGAACTCCGCTTGATCCGCCAGCGAACCCAGCAGCTTGCCGAACTTGCTGCTGGTGAGTGTGCCCCGCGTTCCGATCACGCCCACGCGGCCTGTTCTGGTGGCTGCCAGCGCTGGCTTGATGGCGGGCTCCAGGCCCACCAGGGGCAGGTCGGGGTGGTTGCTGCGCACCTCGTGGATGGCCGCCGCCGTGGCGGTGTTGCATGCCACCACCAGGGCCTTGATGTGGTGCTGCCCGCGCAGGTACTGCGTGATGGCGTGGGTGCGCGCGCTCACGTAGGCATCGCCGCGCTCGCCGTAGGGGGCGTTGGCGCTGTCCGCCAGGTACACGAAACGCTCGTGGGGCAGCTCGGCCCGCAGGGCGCGCAGCACGCTCAGGCCGCCGACCCCGCTGTCGAACACGCCGATGGGTTGTTGTGGCTGCGGCGGCGTTGGCTGGATCATGAAAAAATCACTGCGATGCTGGGGGAGATGAAGTCGACAGTGTGCCGCAGTCGCGCGCAAAATGCCGCGCGGCGGGAGGCACTCCGGGGAGCGCGTGCCTGGCGAGGGCCCGAGGAGGCCACCCACCAGGCCGCGCGGGCCGCCTGTCAGGCGGTGGCGGCGACCCCGATGCCCTTGAACTCCCCGGTGGCGATGCGCTTTTGCCACTCGGCCGGGCCGGTGATGTGCGCGCTGGTGCCGCCGGAATCCACGGCCACGGTCACGGGCATGTCCACCACGTCGAACTCGTAGATAGCCTCCATGCCCAGGTCTTCGAAGCCCACCACCTTGGCGGTCTTGATGGCCTTGGAGACCAGGTAGGCGGCACCGCCCACGGCCATGAGGTACGCGCTCTTGTGGTTCTTGATGGACTCGATGGCCACCGGGCCGCGCTCGGCCTTGCCGATCATGGCGATGAGCCCGGTCTTCTCCAGCATCATGTCTGTGAACTTGTCCATGCGCGTGGCGGTGGTGGGGCCGGCGGGGCCCACGGCCTCGTCCTTGACCGGGTCCACGGGGCCCACGT from Acidovorax sp. A79 includes the following:
- a CDS encoding glutamate racemase encodes the protein MIQPTPPQPQQPIGVFDSGVGGLSVLRALRAELPHERFVYLADSANAPYGERGDAYVSARTHAITQYLRGQHHIKALVVACNTATAAAIHEVRSNHPDLPLVGLEPAIKPALAATRTGRVGVIGTRGTLTSSKFGKLLGSLADQAEFVVQPCDGLAHAIERGVAQPMPAPGGAVGATETGALCERYIHAMGVFGASAGQIDTLVLGCTHYIFVAHELRALVGPDVQFIETGAPVARQTQRLLETAGLLNTPSSATAAQSPDIRLLTTGPVAMLEAAAQRWLGLSADCCETVAVPCPGASEALSARSAGLPIIS
- a CDS encoding DUF6806 family protein encodes the protein MSSYNAPFEIHVHGQVQLRADASFDQLQEALKPLWKYAGARSLADGAASAYEEEPGIKFDTQEHLLQMCWTVRGDEDFRQSLDEMCMSLNELAEQGAAIEVTFYDADFDEEEEEQDAESRDDFVMLFVGPTPAAIMQVQRDLLVQDVVNMMERHFDGAELGGVVAEIDKLFSQRFDALVNSLEIGKPPRGPGGSGSGHGGGGGRRPRHLH
- a CDS encoding M48 family metallopeptidase, with translation MTSDLPYLRSYPESLQDQARDLLAQGRLGAMLLRKYPRAHAVRSDKALYDYALELKARHLRNAGTVNKVLFDNKIHVVRHALGLHTAVSRVQGNRLAAKHEIRIAAMFKQAPDEFLRMIVVHELAHLREKNHDKAFYQLCTHMEPQYHQYEFDLRLYLTHVEHAGERLWSAEPA